GGGGGAACCCGCGGGGCCGGGGCGCACGGGGATACCCGGGGGGCGCACGGGGGGAACCGGAGGGGCCGGGGCGCACGGGGATACGGGGGGGGCACGCGGGGGGAACCGGAGGGGCCGGGGCGCACGGGGATACCCGGGGGGCGCACGGGGGGAACCCGCGGGGCCGGGGCGCACGGGGATACGCGGGGGGCGCACGGGGGGAACCGGAGGGGCCGGGGCGCACGGGGATACCCGGGGGGCGCACGGGGGGAACCCGCGGGGCCGGGGCGCACGGGGATACCCGGGGGGCGCACGGGGGGAACCCGCGGGGCCGGGGCGCACGGGGATACCCGGGGGGCGCACGGGGGGAACCCGCGGGGCCGGGGCGCACGGGGGATCCCGGGGGGCGCACGGGGGGAACCCGCGGGGCCGGGGCGCACGGGGATACCCGGGGGGCGCACGGGGGGAACCGGAGGGGCCGGGGCGCACGGGGATACCCGGGGGGCGCACGGGGGGAACCGGAGGGGCCGGGGCGCACGGGGATACCcggggggcgcacgggggggaCCGGAGGGGCCGGGGCGCACGGGGATACCcggggggcgcacgggggggaCCCGCGGGGCCGGGGCGCACGGGGATACCCGGGGGGCGCACCGCACGGGGGGAAGCGGTGGGGCTCGGGCCCACGGGGATACccggggggtgcatgggggggacCGGAGGGGCCGGGGCGCACGGGGATACCCGGGGGGCGCACGGGGGGAACCGGAGGGGCCGGGGCGCACGGGGATACCCGGGGGGCGCACGGGGGGAACCCGCGGGGCCGGGGCGCACGGGGATACCCGGGGGGCGCACGGGGGGAACCGGAGGGGCCGGGGCGCACGGGAGGATGGAGGAACTGGCCGGGGGGGCGCTGGATTGTGTCACTTGATAAACTAGCGTCACCCAAAGGATCATCGGGCTGGGACAGGAAACCCCGCCCGGTCTGGGGGTTATGGGTTGCAaagagctgccccccccccacccgcaccacAGGACTCGGCTTCCTGCTGCGACCCACTCGGGGCCCTGGGCAGCTGCCTCTGCGCCCAGCGGCCTGGCTGGGGGACGGGACTGGACTGGCTCCTCCCCAGTGGCCCTGGGTGTCAGCCCCCAACCCCCAACATGGGAGCAGTTGGGGCCAGGCTTTGCAGAGAGCCCAGCGCGCTGGGTGCCAGGGAGGTGTTgggtgccgggcaggggctgggtgctcGGCCCTTGGAAATCTCACCCCAAGTGAGGGGCGAATGCTGGGCGCTCTGGGGCCCTCTCGGTGCCATGACACTTCGCTCCAGCTGGGGACAGTTTTCGGTAACGAAGTGGGGGCGGGCGAGGGCCGTGACCCATGAGCCCGGCACCGCTGCTGTGCTAGGCCTGAGAGGTGGAGCAGGCAGGGTCTCCAGCCAGCGCTTCCAGCGGGGCCTTTGGCTCCCAAGTGGAGTCAGCGCTGCTCCCTGTGCGGCCTCCCAAGCTGGGCCCCGAAATCACCAGGCCCGTGTGAAACCCTTGGCCTGAAAGCTCCGCATTAAAGCTCCTGCCGGCTCTGCTGCCCGTGGGCTGGCTGGGAACCGATCCCCTGCCTGCGGCGGCTCCTTGGCGTGGctctgaaagccccagctcctgcggGGCCAGGTGCTCCGGACATCGCCCCCAGGGCCTGTGACacccagtggggctggcaggtcTCTCATGTGTCCCTGGCTGCCCGAAGGCCCCAGATACAGAGGCAACCTCCTCGCTGGTCACCATGGGCAGGGATCTGGCCTATGTGCTGCCATGTTTGCAAAGTCCCAGTGCCATGGGGGACGGGCACTGGCTCTGTCTGTTCAGCACCCAGCCCGACAGGGCCCTGCAACCTCCCCGGGACCAGGCCCGGCTCCATGGCTCGGGCCGGGCAGCcccccggggccgggcccggTTCGGCGGCTCTTGTTAACGCCAGTTCTGCAAACTTGTTGCCAGGCTGGActggaaaaactttttaaaataagtttgagGCAAGTTTTCcagtgtgcccctcccccccctccacgcccctccccgccagctgcagtgctgtggcaataggaagtttttcctggcAGATGGGCCCCAGCCATGTTGTTTCACTTCCTTAAAGCTGAGAGCCCCAAGTGGGTGGAGGTGCAGCCCGGCTCCTTGGACCCAGGGCTCCCCGAGCCCAGCACAGAGCAGGTCCCGAGCGCTGCGCTGGCCGtgctgggcctggggctgctGTGGGTCGCAGGCGTCACGTGGTTCGTTAGTGCTCCTGTTCCTGGGGCGCTGGGGGCTCTGTGTCTGCAGGGGGCAtggacgggggaggggagctggtttCGAGGGGAATTTGGTGCCTGGGGGGCCTGGCCAGGACGTGCCAGGTGAGGGGCGTTGGGATGAGCCGGCCGGGGCAGGGCAGAGTCATGTGGTGTTTGCCGTGGGCATCCCTGGGGGCCGCCTGGCATTTGGGTCTGACATCAGGGCACCCTCCTGACGTTCGAGCCGGGCCAGGAGCGATTGTGTCGCCCCTCTgcagagccctgccctgcccggcagCCGAGACCCCCCCAGCTCGGTTCACACGGACAACTGGAATAACTGTAATTAACGCAGCAAGATGGCGCTTGGCCCGAGCCACCCTCTGGCATTGCCTAACGAGCTGGAAGTCATCACAGTAATTGCTGCCGCTCCAGGGCTTTAATTATGATTTAATTGGTGACAATTCGGCATCCTCAGCGGGGTGGGGGCAAACCCTGCCACGGCTGAGACGGGCGCGGACGCTGCCTGGCTGGCAGCTGAACTCCGTGCCGGGGGGCTCACGAGAAACACACAGCTCTTCTGCTGGGGGCAGCCTGGATCCCGACCTCACGCCCCTCGGGGCCAGGAACCGCCAGGTCTAGCCCCGAGCCAGTGCAAATCAGCGACGTGCCCTTGGGCCTGCAGTGCGCCAGCCAGGGCAGAGGGTTTAGAGGGGAGAAGCCTTTGTCTCCGGCCTGGCCCCTGTCCTGCTGGTGGGCTCTCGAGCCCGGGGCGGTGCCTGGCTGCGGGGTCCTCTCCCCGGCCCCCtcgcctgcccagcccctcgTCCCTGGCATACGGCGCCTGCCCATTGCTGCTCCGAGCGCAGCCTCTCTCCTTGCCCTTGGGAGACGGCCCGTCCCTCCCCCCGTCTGGGTCCGGCTCCTCCCGGCCGTCCATCACTGCTTCATGGTGCCATTTCCGCCCCCCCATGGCTCGTTACTCTCCTTTCCCCTTAACGACGGGCACCGCAGAGGCCTGTGAATGGGGCGTTGTCTGCTGCAGTTATTGGGTGGGGTGAAGGAGGCCCCGTCTGGGGCAGCGCCAGCCGGCCGTGACTGTGGCCATCTGGCAGCAGCCTCCTGCGCCCCCCCCATGCTGGGTGCTGCAccccagggtgaccagacggccctgcccaggagctcatgccctcccctccccacagatcTGTATGAAGCTGTGGAGCCCCTGCTGCCCACCCTGCAGGAGCTGGGCATCGTGGTGTGggtgctgggcccggggccctgCCCGCCGGGGGCCACCAGCCTGCAGGAGCTGATGGAGGAGGCGTCCGACGAGCCGGTGCCCTCAGACTTATCCACGCCCAAGGACATGATGGACACCTGCCTGTACATCTTCACCTCGGGCACCACAGGTGGGGCTCCCCgcagggcgggggctgcgggtctggagtgaggggcatcCGCAGAGCTGGCCGAGGGGGGGGGTGTTTGGAAAGGGCCTGCCTGTCTCTCTCCGGCGCCTGCTGCCTCCGCCCCTTCCCAAGCCCCGAGGTCGTGGGAGCAGGGCCCGGTTCAGGGGCCCGGGGGCTGTGCCGGCTCCGTGCCCCAGTGCAGGGCAGCGCCTGGCAAAGCGCAGGGCTCCCTGCTCTGGCTTCTCCCTGCGTCTGGGGAGCTCCTGGCATCAGGTGGCTGCGGGGCCGGGATGAACAATGGGGGGcggcaggagggtggggcttcggggcccctggccctgcagctgtGAGGGGATGGGGAGGTTTAAACGCAGACCACTCCGTGGCATTGCTGCTGGGCCTGGCTGCTGAGCAGGGCCCGAGGGGAGCGACGGTTGTGGGGCTtcccgagggggggggggagccagggtgTGGGGTGTGCCCAGCTCGGGGGGCCTCACAGGGGAGCCAGGACCCTGGGCACGGAGTGATCCCCATCTCCCCCCGCTGCAGGGCTGCCCAAGGCTGCCCGCATCAGCCACCTCAAGTGCATCATGTGCCTGGGCTTCTACCGCCTGGTGGGGGCCTCCAGCGAGGACGTGATCTACGTGGCGCTGCCCCTGTACCACATGTCAGGCTCCCTGCTGGGCATCGTCGGCTGCATCGGGATCGGtgagctgggcagcagggggcCTCTCCGGGCCTGGCGGGTCTGGGCTGCCCCTTGCTGGGGGGGCTTGTCCGTGCCCGGTGGGGGGGTCTGATGGGCTGTTCCCACGCAGGCGAGAGGGGCCAGCGCTGCGGGGGGAGCTCCCGAGAGCATCTGCTCCGTGTGCAGCGAGGCAGAGACGCGAACGGTGTGGGGAAAGGGACAGACGATAAGTCAGAAATATCACAAGGCCAATGCAGAAATGCTGGGACTCCCACGCCAGGAACACGGCCTGCGGGTCAGGTCGGCCCATCTCAGGCCAGATACCTTAGACTTGGAGGCGACGCCACGCTCGGGGCTGGAACGGCTCCTGTCTGAGCAGCGATGGGACTGCTCAGTCTGGAAAAGAGCCGGCGAAGGGGGGGACGTGACAGATCTAACACATCATGGCTGGgctggagaaagtgactagggaagtgtCATTTACCCCTTCACGGAACACAGGAACCAGGGGTCACGCAATGACATTAGCAGGCAGCAGGTGTAACACACACACccggaaatacttcttcacaccacacagtcaacctgtggaactcgctgCCGGGGGATGCTGgaaaggccaaaaatataactgggttcaaaaaaggagACAAGCTCATGGAGGATACGTCCCCCAATGGCTGTTCgccaggatgagcaggggtgCGACcacctgctctgggtgtccctaaaccacccactgccagaggcaggggctggctggcagctGGGTCACTCAAAACTCGGCCTGGTCTCTTCGTCCCTCTGACGCGCCTGGCACCGGCTGCTGGCGGGAGACggggctctgggcacctggaCCATCGGTCTGAGCCCGTCTGGCCGCTCAGATGTTCTTAAGCTTTTGAGGCTCATATTCCAGCAGGAAGGGGGGGGCTATAGACCTCAGGCCCCGTCCGGGCCAGGGGGACGGTGCTGCAGCCATTAGACGCGAGGCCACTGAGCTCAGCGCATCCATCCCCGGCTGCCTTGGGATCTGCCGGGCGCCAGCCCCCGCAGGTCACCATAGAGACATCAGTGACACTTTGCCTGTcccagggcgctgggctcctcgCCAGGGAGGCAGGGTACAGACACCCAGAGAGGCTGGGACTCCATGCCAGAGCTGgcgatagaacccaggcgtcctggctcccagcccctccccccgccctaccccaccagaccccactcccctcccagagctggagacagaacccaggcgtcctggctgccGTGGCCAGGTGTCGCTGTGGCCTGAGGGGAGGGTTGGCGCGCCCGGCCCGTGGCTATGCAGGGCCTCGCTCTCCCCGCCAGGTGCCACCTGCGTGCTGAAGAGGAGGTTCTCAGCCAGCCAGTTCTGGGGCGACTGCCAGCACTACGGGGTGACCGTGTTCCAGTACATCGGGGAGCTGTGCCGCTACCTCGTCAACCAGCCcaaggtcagtgctgggagctggggggccacgcggggccgggggccccCTGCTGGGACTTGGATCCACTTCCCTCTGGGCTGCCCCTTAGCAGTGCTGACCCCTGAGCCCGGCGTGGTgcgcccagccctggggtgggaCGGGGCAGCTGCTCTGCGCAGGGACAGCAGgatcccagagctgcaggcaccaTCTGAGCACAAACTCTCCTCCCCACTGGGGCCCacgaggggaaaccgaggcatggcAGTGACAGGTCCAGGAACAGACCCTTGCGCAGGCagcagggcaggagccaggatgcctgggttctctccccggctctgggagaggagggggggctggtggttggagcaggggggactgggagccaggactcctgggttctctccctggctcggggaggggagggggctccagaggttagagcggggggctggaaGCCGGTTACTGAACAGTTCAGACCCTGCACTAACCtctggtctgggggggggggacgatcCCACACTCacccaaagcccccccccccccagggagaaGGGCAGCAGGAGCACGGCCTGCGCCTGGCCGTGGGCAGTGGGCTGCGGCCCGACGTCTGGCGCGAATTCCTGCGGCGCTTCGGCAACGTCCGCATCGTGGAGACCTACGGCATGACCGAGGGCAACGTCACCTTCTTCAACTACACCAGCACCCTGGGGGCGGTCGGCCGCGGCAGCTTCCTCTACAGGGTGAGCGGGGCAGCgcgggcggggggctgcgggtcgggagtgaggagcaccagcCGGGCATGGATCAGGGACAGTGCATGGGGGGTCTCTGACTCTCTGCGCCTCTTTCAGCTCTTCTGCCCCTTCGAGCTGGTGCGCTACGACCTGCTGCAGGGGGCACCGGTGCGGGACGCGGCCGGGTGGTGCCAGCGGGTCGGCCCAGGTgagcggcaggggctggctggaggggggggaaCTGGCCAGCTGAGGCCCCTGCTCACCGCTGCCCCCCACAGGCGAGACGGGGCTGCTGATCGCGCCGgtgaccccccagaaccccttcctgggctacgcggggggcagggagctctcGGAGCACAAGCTGCTGCGCGGGGTCTTCGCCGAGGGAGACGCCTACTTCAACACGGGCGACCTCATGGCCCAGGACGCCGCTGGCTTTGTGTATTTCCGGGACCGTACCGGGGACACCTACAGGTACCAGAACTACAGGGACACCCCCGACCCTCCCGGCgtccagagacaccccccccgggcagccccagagacacccccccccccgggcagccccagagacaccccccccgggcagccagccccccctccagagacaccccccctgggcagccccagagacacccctcccgggcagccagcccccccgggcagccccagaCCCGCCCCTGGGCAGCCAGCCCCCCCTCCAGATCCACCCCCCCCCGCGCAGCCCCAGCTacacccccccccgggcagccagcccccccgggcagccccagagacacccccccgggcagccccagagacccccccccccggtcagccagccccccctccagagacacccccccgggcagccccagagacacccctcccgggcagccagcccccccgggcagccccagacacccccccgggcagccagccccccctccagagacacccccccccgggcagccccagagacaccccccccgggcagccccagcccaggacacccccccgggcagccagtcccccctccagagacaccccccccgggcagccccagagacaccccccccggccagccccagacacccccccgggccgccacccccccccccagagacacccccccccgggcagccccagacacccccccggGCAGCCAGCCCCCCCTCCAGAGACACCACCCCGGGCAGCCCAGGACACCCCCCCGGGCAGCGAGCCCCCcctccagagacaccccccccggccagccccagacacccccccgggcagccagccccccctccagagatacccccccgggcagccccagacacccccccgggcagccagccccccctccagagacagccccccgggcagccccagacacccccccggGCAGCCAGCCCCCCTCCAGAGAGCCCCCTCCCGGTGCAGGTTGGGGAGCcctttgcagggctctgcacagctgGAGCCCGGGAACCCAGCCCCCCAAAGGGCAGGACCCAGAGCCGCTGGTGTTTGCCCGTCTGGGGCCCGACCGGGCTGCTGGGTTCGGCCTTGAGCGCAGGGCCCTGGCCCAGGCGGGCCCAGAACCGGGCCTGGCAGGTCCGTGTGCTTCTCCCATggccacctgcccatcccccgcGGGGGTCCCGCAGAGCCGGGGCTCGGGGCTTGGCCGGGCTCGGGGGCCGGGCTCTGCCCCGCTCAGGCCGCGTTTGCCCCCAGGTGGAAAGGTGAGAACGTCGCGACGACGGAGGTGGCCGAGGCCCTGGCCGCGctggactcgctgcaggaagtCAGTGTCTACGGGGTCGCCGTGCCAGgtaccccccccgccgccccctcccctgcaggccGCTGCCAGGGGCTCCCCAGGAAAACGggaagctggggcggggcggggggtacAGCTGCCTCCTGGAGCCCAGTGGGAGAAtgtcgggggggggaggttctgtcccttctgtctcctcccctcacccagcaGAGTCTGAGCCCCCCCCGGGGTTCattgctccccctctcccccagggtaCGAGGGCCGTGCCGGGATGGCCGCCATTGTCCTGCGGCCGGGCTGCGAGCTGGATGGGGCCCAGctgtacagccacgtggtggagttCCTGCCCCCCtacgcccggccccgcttcctgAGAGTCCAGGTAACGCCCGCCGGGCACCAGGGCCATGGGGGGGGGCAAACACCGCCAGCCTCCCCATCAAAGGCTTGGAAATGACACCCTGGGGAAAGATGCggctgactctggggtggggcgtgaggGCTGtttgtacagggatccctcacctggggctgagatgcagccgactctggggtggggcgtgaggGCTGtttgtacagggatccctcacctGGGGCTGAGGTGCAGCTGACTCTGGGGTGAGGCGTGAGGgctgtttgggacaggaagtgacaaACATCCCAAATccagggggagctggaggggacaCCTCATTAAAGCCCCAGACAACACATAGcaactgcccctcccaccccgaattgccagagtgcccccccccccccggggcacccAGCACAACAGCTCAGGCCATTCAaggtgcggggagggggcagattctGGCAGCTTAAAGGACCTGAGCAAAGACCCAGGAATCCAGATGGGGGGTGTCTGCCAGCAGGAGCCCCCAGCCTCTGGCACCTGCACCCAGGAGCTCTGCCTCCCTTGCCTccagcagcccccccgccccatccctgcacacacacacacacccccggccgAGCTCTGACGCGTCTCCCCGGCAGGACCACCTGGAGATGACACAGACCTTCAAGCAGCACAAGGTGCGTCTGGCCAGCGAGGGCTGCGACCCCACGCGCCTCCCGGACCCGCTGTACCTGCTGGACGACGCCTCGGAGGCCTACGTGCCCCTGACCccgcggctctgggagggcgtCGTCTCGGGGGCTGTCCGGatataacccccccaccccacccccctcggGCTCCCTCTGGCTGGGGGTCACCTGGGGAGACTACGTGTCCCAGCATGCACAGCTCAGCaccattgcatgctgggagctgtagtctctGGGTGCTCAGGCAGCTGAGCTGAtgggccagggctctggggtgctgccTGCCCCGGGAGGGGGGGAACAGGGCTCAGCGGCTGCAGGATTTTCCCCACGTTGCAGCCCCTGGTCcttccagctccctccccactgCGCCCCATgtgtcacccccccacacctcctgccccccccaccctgcgcACACCCCACTCCTGTGCCCCAGGGGGCTGGAAGCCGGGAGCTCGGCCGTCTCGTCCTGGCTCACCCGTGCCTGTCTCCAGCAGGGCGGCGCCATGGGATGTGCTGGGCCGTGTCCtgcatcccccctccccgccctcgggggcagctccccccccccacaggatcTCGGCTCCGGACGGGCTCCCTGCCCTGGGccttggggctgggggagctgcctgcgCGCCGCAGGGTCACGCAGCGGGCGGGGAGTCCAGGGAGCTGGATTCGAATCCTGCCTCCACCATGACTTGGGGTGGCCTCGGGCTggtccctgagctcccagccggggagaACGGCCCTGCCTCCCCGGCCTGGGTCTGGCTGGGCTGTTCCGAGTGCGAGATGGGCAGGCAGGGCCCGAGCCTGCCCGaggaggcagcgggggggggggggcctttgcccccgggggtggggaggggggggctggggggagtttgTACTTTTTATACCTTTtggcaaataaaacatttttagcaAAGCGTGTTGCTCTCttgtgccccccctgcccctggagctgggagcccccccgcccccccagcatctccccctGGCACTGGGGCGCTCTGACCCCACTGCTGCGGCTGGGCAGCCTGGGGTGCGTCAGTTCTGCAGGGTTCATCGGCTGGGGGTCGGTGTAGGGCCCCGGGGGCTGCCCCAGGAAGGGCCcagacccagcccagagcctcttccTGGGCACCTGCACCTCCCCCCTTGGCTCCGGGCTCTGGCCTTGGCCTTGTGGGGGGCAGGACAGGCaggtccccccctgcccccatgttcCAGGGACCCACCTGCGCATTGAATCTGCCCTGGGCTGGCCCCTGGCAGTCGGTTGCACCCTGGTCCGTGGGGCAcaatcccctcccccacggccCGGGCAGCCTGATAGACACAagggctgggccctgctgggggcCCCCTAGGGCTCCctggagccccccagcccctgcatgtGCACTGGGCCTGGCCGCTGCGTCCGCCCTGGGGGACTCTCTGCCACTGGAGACAGGAATGAGCCAAGGCCCCGTGGCCCTCGGCCAGCCCCAGATCAGCCCCCGggcgtgtccccctccccccttccacccccccaGCTGTTCggactcctgcaggctgcaggggggGTCTCCAGGCCGGGTACCCCGATATTCTATGGCCTCTCCCCTGTGGCAGCCCCAATGGGGGGGGGCCGAGGAAGCAGACacgaaccccccccccgccccaagggtAAAGCTGCTGGCATGAGCCCCGCTGTCCCCAAAGGGAGGGAAGAGGAACCTGCCCCTCCTGGGGGGGTCCCTGCTCGCCCCCCAGAGCATCTTATTCCTGGGGgcgccctggccctggccctgaggggggcgggggggttgttaCTGTTGGAACAACTGAGCTGCGGCTCCGCCGGGGCCCCCCggctcgccccccccccgcgggcagCGACGCCCCTTTGCGTGACTCAGGCCTGGCTGGAGCCACCAGGGCCGGTTCCCTCCAAGCccttgggggggggagacccccCGGCACAGGGGACACCTCAGCCCCCCGCTCAGTGGCAAGGGGGCGCGGCGCTGAGGCCTGGGGGGCAGcggagccctcccctcccccagctttcggcagccccccccatcctcccggcggggggtggggggggcagatcaCTGACATTCACCAGCGGCCCCGGCGGCGCAGCCTGGGCCCCAGGGACGGGGGGGGCAGCATGGACCCCCCCGTCCTTTATCCCTCTCTAGGGGCTCCCCCGAACCCCCAAACGGCGCCTGCTCCAGCGGCAGCACTTAGTGTAGGTCCTACCTATAAACAAAGCCGGCGGGGGGGGGTagagcagggagccggggggggggatgaTCCCCCCTCCCACGCACACACCCCGCCCCGCTTCCCAGAAGCCAGggtgaggggcacagggagggggcggtgggcagcccgcccccacccccgccataaAGGGACCAGCGGCCCCCTGCGCCCCTTTGTCTGCGGAGAATGGAGCCGACAGCTTGTGAAAGTGACACCGTGAATGGGGCGCGGATGGGGGGGGCGCCTCCCTGGGTAACCGCGGGGGCTCGGAGTGCAGctaatgcggggggggggcagcggctccctgagcCCAAGCGGCTGgcgaggggggcagggcctcggggagggggaggctcagggccggggggggccagACCCAGCTCTTAAAGGGTTTAAGCTCCGGGGGGggagacccctcccccagccccgggtcTCCGGGGTGCCCCCCCCCATGCCGGACCCTGGGTGAGGAGCTGAGCTGGGATCAAGGGTTTGATCTGAGATTTGTGTCAAATCCACTGGAGCCCCcgcaccacccccccccccagccaggcacagaacccaggagtcctgcccccccccagcctagcTAGGactgagtgccccccccccccccgccaagtccTGCAAACCGGCCTGGAGCCGCTGGTGGCCGGGCAGACGGAGGGGCCCGGCCCCTTTCACCCCCGGGCCAAGCAGCGCCTGGGCGGCCCATGGCCCGGGGAGCGcgcgggtggggctgggggtcgcTGGCTGTctggagctggtgggggggacggtcaccgcccccccccccgcagcccctctcccGGCCAGGGCAGATTTCAGCACCTGGGACAGCGGCCCTGCCGGGGCTCCCTCGCCAGCGCCCCTCACCTGCGCGccagggctgcagcggggccCCGCAGGCAGGATccgcccccctcagcccccagcgGAACCGGGACCCCCGGCGGacggagctgccccgcccccccccgcacagaGATCAGCTTAACGCCGGGAacacggggggggggtcccccggccccagcccgtgGGTTGGATTAACCCAAAGAACTGGCCATGGCCCCGCTGGCGAACCTCGCTCAAGTCTCGGCGTTAGAGCCATCCCGTGGCGGGGAGTTCCGCCGGGTAACAGACTCTTCGCTGCCGCTCGCCGGCCCCGGGGCTCCGAACCCCGAGCCCGGACAGTCCGTCCCGCGCTCGGCCCCAGACCCTGCCTAACCCCCCCGCctcggctgctcccagccccgggcCCCTCCCGGCCCCTCTCTgccgccgggggcgggggggctgcccggGGAAGGCGCCTCCTTCACTCCGCGGTTTGTTTGCTCCCCAACTTCCCGGGGG
This genomic window from Mauremys mutica isolate MM-2020 ecotype Southern chromosome 17, ASM2049712v1, whole genome shotgun sequence contains:
- the SLC27A3 gene encoding solute carrier family 27 member 3, whose translation is MYLAGAAVAAAALLWLQRLLWPHLWADARFLLRALRCRRRVLRGAAGSSLAQRFAGLARAAPERLFLRFEGQRVSYGQAARASRRVANALRAWRGPGGPLRPGQTVALLVGNEPGFVWGWLGLAMLGAVPAFLGTALRRGALLHCLRGCGARALLVARDLYEAVEPLLPTLQELGIVVWVLGPGPCPPGATSLQELMEEASDEPVPSDLSTPKDMMDTCLYIFTSGTTGLPKAARISHLKCIMCLGFYRLVGASSEDVIYVALPLYHMSGSLLGIVGCIGIGATCVLKRRFSASQFWGDCQHYGVTVFQYIGELCRYLVNQPKGEGQQEHGLRLAVGSGLRPDVWREFLRRFGNVRIVETYGMTEGNVTFFNYTSTLGAVGRGSFLYRLFCPFELVRYDLLQGAPVRDAAGWCQRVGPGETGLLIAPVTPQNPFLGYAGGRELSEHKLLRGVFAEGDAYFNTGDLMAQDAAGFVYFRDRTGDTYRWKGENVATTEVAEALAALDSLQEVSVYGVAVPGYEGRAGMAAIVLRPGCELDGAQLYSHVVEFLPPYARPRFLRVQDHLEMTQTFKQHKVRLASEGCDPTRLPDPLYLLDDASEAYVPLTPRLWEGVVSGAVRI